In a genomic window of Salminus brasiliensis chromosome 12, fSalBra1.hap2, whole genome shotgun sequence:
- the crlf3 gene encoding cytokine receptor-like factor 3 — MSVEADVLLQEAKESIEAAQNYRSELQQRLQGLSQARKQVRGSSTHTRETLRRHFQELQTALSRLLSDRLNALLQEVDAIEQDSVSPLDDCQKLIEHGVSMADELLREGEVAIRCGISDKEDKLCSFAKKALNIQLDSLPEVPALVDVPCLSAQLDDSLLHVMRERVARHGSVSAHPPVQIEELVERPGSVFVRWCKVDEEFNPQDYRLQYRRSNATQYEDAYIGKECEFLVLHLDPHTDYLFRVCARGEGRTEWSPWSIPQTGYTTLIPHEWCPGVDGYILSSRKNIAMRSDSNAGGGGVLYSSSPTYFCGQTLTFKISAAGQMDKRDSVGVCVDNQSGAESLQRDQAVCISTNGAVFVNGKEMTNQLPGITVGSVVTFDMEVVSLFPVNNNNPSDGGNFKLRVTIGSGNREVVFYWLLDQVVDCLFFGCSFVHPGWKVLVF, encoded by the exons ATGTCGGTGGAGGCGgatgttttgctgcaggaggcgAAGGAGAGTATAGAAGCAGCACAGAACTACAGGAGTGAACTGCAGCAGAGACTACAGGGGCTCAGCCAGGCACGGaaacag GTTCGAGGCAGCTCCACTCACACTCGTGAGACGTTACGGAGGCACTTCCAGGAGCTGCAGACGGCGCTGAGTCGCCTGCTGAGCGACCGGCTCAACGCACTTCTGCAGGAAGTGGACGCCATTGAGCAGGACAGCGTCAGCCCGCTGGACGACTGCCAGAAACTCATCGAGCATGGGGTCAGCATGGCCGACGAGCTCCTGCGTGagg GAGAAGTTGCTATTCGCTGTGGGATCAGCGATAAGGAGGATAAACTCTGCAGCTTCGCTAAGAAAGCCCTCAACATTCAGCTGGACAG tcTCCCGGAGGTTCCTGCATTGGTAGATGTTCCCTGCTTGTCTGCGCAGTTGGACGACTCGTTGCTGCATGTGATGCGTGAGCGTGTGGCGCGGCACGGCAGCGTTTCGGCCCACCCGCCCGTACAGATCGAGGAGCTGGTGGAGAGACCAGGCAGTGTGTTTGTGCGCTGGTGTAAG gtgGATGAAGAGTTTAACCCTCAGGATTACCGTCTGCAGTATCGCCGCAGTAACGCGACTCAGTATGAGGACGCGTATATCGGTAAGGAGTGCGAGTTCCTGGTGCTGCACCTGGACCCACACACTGACTACCTGTTCAGAGTGTGTGCGCGCGGAGAGGGCCGGACAGAGTGGAGCCCGTGGAGCATCCCACAGACGGGATACACCACCCTTATACCAcacg agtgGTGTCCGGGTGTAGACGGGTATATCCTGAGCAGTAGGAAGAACATTGCGATGCGCAGTGACTCGAACGCCGGCGGTGGAGGGGTGCTCTACTCCAGCTCCCCGACCTACTTCTGTGGACAAACTCTTACCTTCAA gatttCAGCAGCTGGGCAGATGGATAAGCGTGACAGTGTTGGCGTGTGTGTGGATAACCAGAGTGGAGCGGAGTCCCTGCAGAGAGATCAGGCCGTCTGCATCTCCACCAACG GTGCTGTGTTCGTTAACGGGAAGGAGATGACCAATCAGCTGCCAGGGATAACCGTGGGCTCAGTTGTTACATTTGACATGGAGGTGGTCAGCCTGTTTCctgtcaacaacaacaaccccaGTGATGGGGGCAACTTCAAACTGAGGGTTACGATTGGCTCAGGGAACCGAGAGGTGGTTTTCTATTGGCTGCTGGATCAGGTGGTGGACTGCCTGTTTTTTGGCTGCTCCTTCGTGCACCCCGGGTGGAAGGTGCTGGTGTTCTGA